The following are encoded in a window of Prevotella melaninogenica genomic DNA:
- a CDS encoding acyltransferase family protein — protein MNKSLSQTISFLRFPLIIGVVFIHTVFFLPEKLEGYEIFRYMLGCLTAFAVPVFFIISSFLFFYDMNEFDIQKWSIKLRKRIRTLLIPYIFWNLFYLLFMLIVQISFSNIMGGEERKMVYNYSFLELINSFWNFGGMYYGMPILYSFWFIRNLMILNLFAPVFYLLLKRVPFVFFLISFGLFVFNPFNFIATDMDWVKSVLFYGVGSFFAIYSIDFTDLKKLIYPFVTFVILSIILLPFTPVMVGSYWYKVLLFIGSLTLPAVVCKGILNKNLQVNNYLSSSSFFVYAFHLFIIIPFNRCWPMIIPVNNWTASIMLIMVPLLVVLISVCIYYLLKANFPKFTELIVGGR, from the coding sequence ATGAATAAGTCGCTATCACAAACAATAAGTTTTCTTAGGTTTCCTTTGATAATAGGTGTTGTTTTTATACATACAGTTTTTTTCTTACCTGAAAAATTAGAAGGGTATGAAATTTTTAGATATATGTTAGGGTGTTTAACAGCCTTTGCTGTACCTGTTTTTTTTATCATCTCATCATTCTTGTTCTTTTATGATATGAATGAGTTTGATATACAGAAATGGTCAATAAAGTTAAGAAAACGTATTAGAACCTTATTAATACCTTATATATTTTGGAATTTGTTCTATTTGCTGTTTATGTTGATAGTGCAGATTTCTTTTTCCAATATAATGGGAGGAGAAGAACGTAAAATGGTATATAATTATTCATTTCTTGAGCTAATTAATTCATTTTGGAATTTTGGGGGGATGTATTATGGCATGCCGATATTGTATTCTTTTTGGTTTATAAGGAATCTTATGATATTAAATTTATTTGCTCCAGTATTTTATTTGCTTCTCAAAAGAGTACCCTTTGTTTTTTTTTTGATAAGTTTTGGACTCTTTGTTTTTAATCCATTTAATTTTATTGCTACTGATATGGACTGGGTAAAGTCAGTCCTATTTTATGGCGTTGGTTCTTTTTTTGCAATTTATTCTATTGATTTTACTGATTTGAAGAAATTGATTTATCCTTTCGTTACATTTGTCATTTTATCTATTATATTGTTGCCTTTTACTCCAGTTATGGTAGGTTCTTATTGGTATAAGGTTCTTTTGTTTATAGGTTCATTGACCCTACCTGCAGTTGTCTGTAAAGGAATCTTGAATAAGAATTTGCAGGTAAATAATTATCTGTCTTCCTCTTCTTTTTTTGTTTACGCTTTTCATTTATTTATAATAATACCGTTTAATAGATGCTGGCCCATGATAATACCTGTAAATAATTGGACTGCCTCAATAATGTTAATAATGGTACCATTGTTAGTAGTGTTAATTAGTGTATGCATCTATTATTTACTTAAAGCGAACTTTCCTAAATTTACAGAATTAATAGTTGGTGGTAGATGA
- a CDS encoding glycosyltransferase, with product MKESFLKYSVAIRTIGKAGDKYIQELQSLHNQTIKPEHIYVHLAHGFERPKEQVGMEEYIDTPKGLVHQRAAANMVEEEYVLIIDDDVYFPEDAVEKMYNALQEYGVDGIAPDTFPTQNMSFLSKLGAYMTNTVKGRRNDGWAIRIQRSGAFSYNSKPEKGAIYPTESAAGTAVFMKTEVWKAIHYEHEVWIDLYPAGTFGEDQLMYQKIVENGFKLLMWYDSGVVHLDANTNKASQKSYDKIYYRAMAQYLTWYRCVYDLPRNKYTDKLKDKLAYGHRFLLSCSVRLLYSILHLSPRFLTAHIKGNLDARRFAKSKEYTSLPPFVLSAENRVL from the coding sequence ATGAAAGAATCTTTTTTAAAATATTCAGTTGCTATCCGTACAATTGGTAAGGCTGGTGATAAGTATATTCAAGAACTACAATCACTTCACAACCAAACGATAAAGCCAGAGCATATTTATGTACATTTAGCTCATGGTTTTGAACGTCCGAAAGAGCAAGTCGGTATGGAGGAATATATTGATACACCAAAGGGTTTGGTACACCAAAGGGCTGCTGCTAATATGGTAGAGGAGGAGTATGTGCTTATAATAGATGATGATGTCTATTTCCCAGAAGATGCTGTTGAAAAAATGTATAATGCGTTGCAGGAGTATGGTGTTGATGGTATTGCACCAGACACTTTTCCTACTCAGAATATGAGTTTTCTTTCAAAATTAGGGGCGTATATGACAAATACAGTTAAAGGGCGGAGAAATGATGGATGGGCCATACGTATTCAACGTTCTGGAGCATTCTCCTATAATTCAAAGCCAGAAAAAGGTGCTATTTATCCAACTGAAAGTGCAGCCGGAACAGCAGTTTTTATGAAGACTGAGGTGTGGAAAGCAATTCATTATGAGCACGAGGTATGGATTGATCTGTATCCTGCTGGTACGTTTGGAGAAGATCAGTTGATGTATCAGAAAATAGTGGAGAATGGATTTAAACTTTTAATGTGGTATGATTCAGGGGTTGTTCATTTGGATGCGAATACCAATAAAGCAAGTCAGAAATCGTATGATAAAATATATTATCGTGCCATGGCACAGTACCTGACTTGGTATCGTTGTGTTTATGACTTACCAAGGAATAAATATACTGATAAACTAAAGGATAAGCTAGCTTATGGTCATAGATTTTTGCTGAGTTGTAGCGTAAGATTGCTCTATTCCATTCTTCATCTCTCTCCAAGATTCTTGACAGCACACATTAAGGGAAATCTTGATGCAAGAAGGTTTGCGAAAAGTAAGGAATATACTAGTCTTCCTCCTTTTGTACTCTCTGCGGAGAATAGAGTTTTATAA
- a CDS encoding glycosyltransferase, with translation METPKFSIVVPVYNAEVYLHQCLDSLLRQGLDSYEILLVNDGSTDSSLSICKEYADDNSNIKILNQSNQGVCSARNNGLEHATGEWVILVDSDDYLLDNGLYTAFSAVEKQEDYDIIQYKSSYDFWPKKVLTSEVTFKGEGLELIRESGFVSFCWLCFYRRDFLNDNHIRFNSKYIVGEDQLFVANVFLHNPRTAVVSTDLYRYIVHENSATTKRDVKYTRRCVEDYLSSFNDILSIAKNVETNDRDCVVKACYKALNSKKMFGFSRMLSSQYDYGCFKKISLKAQEIEFYPVFPNGNGIKEKVIAWIINLAIKYYLVYKPTSWFFNSIVVKFILPRLRTNIKNGK, from the coding sequence ATGGAAACCCCCAAGTTCAGTATAGTTGTCCCTGTCTACAATGCAGAGGTGTATCTGCATCAATGTCTTGATTCTCTTTTGCGACAAGGTTTGGATAGTTATGAGATTTTATTGGTGAATGATGGGAGTACGGATAGTTCTCTATCTATATGTAAAGAATATGCAGATGATAATTCAAACATAAAAATACTGAATCAAAGTAATCAAGGGGTTTGTTCTGCACGAAATAATGGTCTGGAACACGCGACAGGAGAGTGGGTTATATTAGTAGACTCAGACGACTATCTTCTTGACAATGGATTGTATACGGCTTTTTCAGCTGTAGAAAAGCAAGAAGATTATGACATTATTCAATATAAGAGTAGTTATGATTTCTGGCCTAAGAAGGTACTTACCTCTGAAGTAACTTTTAAGGGAGAAGGGCTTGAGTTGATTCGAGAGTCTGGTTTTGTCTCTTTCTGTTGGTTATGTTTCTATAGAAGAGATTTCTTGAATGATAATCATATTCGCTTTAATAGTAAATATATTGTTGGAGAAGATCAACTATTTGTAGCTAATGTTTTTCTTCATAATCCGCGGACAGCTGTTGTATCAACGGATTTGTATCGTTATATTGTACATGAAAATAGTGCTACAACCAAGCGTGATGTAAAGTATACAAGGCGTTGTGTTGAAGATTATCTGTCATCTTTTAATGATATATTAAGTATTGCTAAGAATGTAGAAACTAATGATAGAGACTGTGTGGTAAAAGCTTGTTATAAAGCCTTGAATTCTAAAAAAATGTTCGGTTTTAGTAGAATGTTATCATCTCAATATGATTATGGTTGTTTTAAGAAAATTAGCTTAAAGGCACAGGAGATTGAATTCTATCCAGTTTTTCCAAATGGAAATGGAATAAAAGAGAAGGTTATAGCTTGGATAATTAATTTAGCCATTAAATATTATTTAGTTTATAAGCCTACCTCATGGTTCTTCAATAGTATAGTTGTTAAATTTATTCTCCCACGATTAAGAACAAATATCAAAAATGGAAAATAA
- a CDS encoding glycosyltransferase family 2 protein — protein sequence MENKTVTIVTPTYNRADRLPMLFDSLCKQSCKDFEWLCIDDGSSDDTEKVISQFIRQNSQNEISFPIKYIYKKNGGKHSALNIAFKETQSELLFIVDSDDVLTNDAVASIVSDWNNIDDKGNICGIGYLRGYSETQEIGDSYSAHYFISNFIEERFNRNINGDKAEVWVTDKLRDFQFPEIEGEKFISESVAWIWLAKKYNMLFVNKIIYITEYLEGGLSDSGRVLRFKCPTLMAYGSLMTMSKEFSIKIRIKETLLYIVYSFFGKKSICELLHCEYKLLVFFNLVPGYILYQYWKSKFICKT from the coding sequence ATGGAAAATAAGACCGTAACTATAGTCACCCCTACCTATAATCGTGCAGACAGACTCCCGATGTTGTTTGATAGTCTGTGTAAACAGAGTTGTAAAGACTTTGAATGGTTATGTATAGACGATGGAAGTTCTGATGATACAGAAAAAGTGATTAGTCAGTTTATTCGTCAGAATTCACAAAATGAGATAAGTTTTCCTATAAAATATATTTATAAAAAGAATGGGGGAAAGCATTCGGCGCTGAATATTGCTTTCAAAGAGACGCAGTCAGAATTATTATTTATTGTTGATTCTGATGATGTTTTAACAAATGATGCTGTGGCTTCAATTGTTTCTGATTGGAATAACATAGATGATAAAGGGAATATCTGTGGAATTGGCTATTTGCGTGGATATTCTGAGACACAAGAAATTGGTGATAGCTATTCTGCGCATTACTTTATCAGTAATTTTATAGAAGAGCGTTTTAACAGGAATATAAATGGAGATAAGGCTGAAGTTTGGGTGACTGATAAATTACGTGATTTTCAATTTCCAGAAATAGAAGGTGAGAAATTTATCTCAGAGTCTGTTGCGTGGATATGGCTTGCAAAAAAGTATAATATGCTTTTTGTCAATAAAATTATCTACATAACAGAATATTTAGAAGGAGGGTTATCTGATTCTGGACGTGTATTGAGGTTTAAATGTCCTACACTAATGGCGTATGGTTCTTTAATGACTATGTCTAAGGAATTTTCTATAAAAATACGTATAAAGGAAACATTACTTTATATAGTATATTCTTTCTTTGGGAAAAAAAGCATTTGTGAACTTTTACATTGTGAATACAAATTACTTGTTTTTTTTAATTTAGTTCCAGGATATATACTTTATCAATATTGGAAAAGCAAATTTATTTGTAAGACATGA
- a CDS encoding glycosyltransferase family 4 protein, producing the protein MRILQVITSLSMGGAEMLVVNLIPRLQAFGNTVDLCIFNGKETPLTHRLKKESPQTKIYALGHGVYNPLYILKLIKIMRNYDIVHTHNSSPQLFVAIANLFCSQKLVSTEHTTSNRKREWKWYAPIESWMYGQYNHVICISQIAEDKLREYMGGVWLDKTNPQYKQISTINNGVDVKAISDATPDNALLSLKEQRKAILMVAGFRDAKDQDTVVKALGLLDNSHFEVWFAGVGIRQEIVKQLAESLGVSDRVRFLGLRTDIPNVLRAADVIVMSSHWEGLSLSNVEGMSAHKPFIASDVNGLKEVTKGYGLLFPHEDAKALAEEFNRLASDEAYYNEIAERCYNRALEFDISKTVNGYNNVYNGVISNG; encoded by the coding sequence ATGAGAATATTACAGGTAATAACATCCTTATCTATGGGTGGGGCTGAAATGTTGGTGGTTAATTTGATACCAAGGTTGCAGGCTTTTGGGAATACTGTGGATTTATGTATCTTTAATGGAAAAGAAACACCATTGACCCATAGATTGAAGAAAGAGAGTCCACAGACAAAGATATATGCGTTAGGACATGGGGTTTATAATCCGCTCTATATATTAAAGCTAATAAAGATAATGAGGAATTATGACATTGTTCATACTCATAATTCATCACCACAACTATTTGTAGCTATTGCTAACTTATTTTGTTCTCAGAAGTTGGTCTCTACAGAGCATACAACCTCTAATCGCAAACGTGAATGGAAATGGTATGCACCTATTGAGAGTTGGATGTATGGGCAATATAATCATGTGATTTGTATAAGTCAGATTGCTGAAGATAAATTGCGAGAGTATATGGGAGGAGTTTGGTTAGATAAAACAAATCCCCAATATAAGCAAATCTCAACGATTAATAATGGTGTAGATGTTAAGGCTATTAGTGATGCAACTCCTGATAATGCCTTGTTGTCATTAAAGGAACAAAGAAAGGCGATCTTGATGGTAGCTGGATTTCGAGATGCGAAAGATCAGGATACGGTTGTTAAAGCCTTAGGATTACTTGATAACAGTCACTTTGAGGTTTGGTTTGCTGGTGTTGGTATACGTCAAGAAATTGTTAAGCAGTTAGCAGAGTCACTTGGTGTTAGTGACCGAGTTAGATTTTTAGGCTTACGTACTGATATTCCAAATGTTCTGAGAGCAGCGGATGTTATCGTAATGTCTTCTCATTGGGAAGGATTGAGTCTTAGTAACGTAGAGGGGATGAGTGCACATAAGCCATTTATAGCCTCTGATGTAAATGGTTTGAAAGAGGTTACTAAGGGATATGGTTTACTTTTCCCACATGAGGATGCAAAGGCATTGGCTGAAGAATTTAATCGTTTAGCAAGTGATGAAGCTTATTATAATGAGATTGCTGAACGCTGTTACAATAGAGCTTTAGAGTTTGACATCTCAAAAACGGTAAATGGGTATAATAATGTTTATAATGGTGTAATTTCTAATGGGTAA
- a CDS encoding acyltransferase family protein → MGKDRIEYLDFVKFVAILLVCVGHCYVMTPNLDSIVRPIIYSFHMPLFMLVCGYFSTRSLEIPIKFLLEKKSR, encoded by the coding sequence ATGGGTAAAGATAGAATAGAATATTTAGATTTTGTAAAGTTCGTAGCAATACTCCTTGTATGTGTTGGGCATTGTTATGTAATGACACCAAACTTAGATAGCATTGTCCGACCAATCATCTATTCTTTTCACATGCCTTTGTTTATGTTGGTGTGTGGTTATTTTTCTACTCGTAGCTTAGAAATACCAATTAAATTCCTTTTAGAAAAGAAGAGTAGGTAA
- a CDS encoding acyltransferase family protein, which translates to MEIIGCVWFLKNLFICYLIARFVKYIKIPVEITLPLSWVILLIIPYGGTLMINFLYFYFCIGYLIHKHLDYLQTYKVPLFSISLAFFIVALYLNWTNPPEKVDINLLLYSPFKFILQVFVGLSGSIVIIGICELIYKLFEKRQRAKRILSYFSTIGRHTLGIYVIQTFIIERLITVYIKLNEAVISPVFTDFIFIPLIGSVLCLVCYYVVRLTQPIKIINILFYGEQK; encoded by the coding sequence ATGGAAATTATTGGGTGTGTTTGGTTTCTTAAGAATCTGTTTATATGCTATCTTATAGCAAGATTTGTCAAATACATTAAAATACCAGTAGAGATAACGCTTCCGCTTTCATGGGTAATACTTTTAATTATTCCTTATGGTGGAACTTTGATGATTAATTTTCTCTATTTTTATTTTTGTATTGGTTATTTAATCCATAAGCATCTTGATTATCTACAAACTTATAAAGTCCCTTTATTCAGTATTTCACTTGCCTTTTTTATCGTTGCTCTTTATCTGAATTGGACAAATCCTCCTGAAAAAGTTGATATAAATTTACTTCTGTATAGCCCTTTTAAATTTATATTACAAGTTTTTGTAGGACTTTCCGGCTCTATAGTCATAATAGGTATCTGTGAATTGATATATAAGTTGTTTGAAAAGCGGCAGAGGGCAAAGAGGATTCTATCATATTTTAGTACTATTGGTAGACATACTTTAGGAATATATGTCATACAAACTTTTATAATAGAGCGGTTAATAACTGTATATATTAAGTTAAATGAGGCAGTCATTTCACCAGTTTTTACAGATTTTATATTTATTCCATTGATTGGTAGTGTCTTATGTCTTGTTTGCTATTATGTTGTTCGTTTAACACAACCAATTAAAATAATAAATATTCTTTTTTATGGAGAACAGAAATAG
- a CDS encoding IS5 family transposase — MYKVLDKDTIKNEILPHLSVAKRGYICQSCLSEVIQCILYKLKTGCQWYMLPVSSFFTAKVLHYKTVYGHFRKWCKKGEWQKVWTILLGRYKSFLDMSSIDLDGSHTTALRGGDCQSYQGRKKSKTTNAIYVTDRQGIPLAISTPVAGSHNDLYNISEVVKEVFSQLTKSDISTDGLFLNADAGFDAKEFRHMCLRMGVFANVAFNYRAGGGQDCYLFDDILYKERYSIERTNAWLDSYRSLLNRFDVTLTSWQAWNYIAFIVILMKKVKRNKSQDKFYFCSP, encoded by the coding sequence ATGTACAAAGTACTGGACAAAGATACAATAAAAAATGAAATTCTACCTCATTTATCAGTAGCAAAACGTGGATATATTTGCCAAAGCTGCCTATCCGAGGTAATTCAATGCATTCTTTATAAGCTTAAGACTGGTTGCCAATGGTATATGCTTCCAGTTTCATCGTTCTTCACAGCAAAGGTTCTTCATTACAAAACCGTATACGGACATTTTCGCAAATGGTGTAAGAAAGGAGAATGGCAAAAAGTGTGGACAATACTTCTAGGCCGTTATAAATCTTTCTTGGATATGTCAAGTATAGATTTGGATGGCAGCCATACTACAGCATTACGTGGTGGAGATTGTCAGAGCTATCAGGGACGCAAGAAGAGCAAGACTACAAATGCTATTTATGTAACTGACCGTCAGGGAATACCACTCGCCATATCCACTCCAGTTGCAGGTTCTCACAATGATTTGTACAATATTTCAGAAGTGGTTAAAGAAGTATTCTCACAACTCACAAAGTCTGATATTTCTACTGATGGATTATTTCTCAATGCTGATGCGGGATTCGATGCAAAAGAGTTTAGACACATGTGCCTAAGAATGGGTGTGTTTGCAAATGTAGCATTTAATTATAGAGCAGGGGGTGGGCAAGATTGCTATTTGTTTGACGATATACTGTATAAAGAAAGGTACAGCATAGAAAGAACAAATGCGTGGTTGGATTCATACAGAAGTCTGTTGAACAGATTTGATGTTACTTTGACCAGTTGGCAAGCATGGAATTATATAGCATTTATTGTTATTCTGATGAAGAAAGTGAAAAGAAACAAAAGTCAAGATAAGTTCTATTTCTGTTCTCCATAA
- a CDS encoding glycosyltransferase family 4 protein — protein sequence MKKKLIRVTTADISLNSLLKGQLKFLSQYFDVIGVAKDTGVLKEVSEREGIRVVDAPLERPISLVKDIKGLWFLYRLFCKEKPWCVHANTPKGSLLAMIAAWFACVPHRVYTVTGLRYQGAHGFLKMILKTMERLSCLFATNVIPEGQGVLHALQEDCITKKPLCVIWNGNINGIDTEFFTPVENTQEKSDSFTFVFIGRMVKDKGMHELTECMRQLNCRLILVGTFEEEDAVSASDKEFLTTSEKVKFVGWQSDVRPFLAQADALVFPSYREGFPNVPMQAGAMGLPCIVTNINGCNEIIKDGLNGKIIAAPLKEGSEVMQQALLNTMKWFIEHPEEAKRMGRNARPMIRERYEQKDIWKALKEFYDAL from the coding sequence ATGAAGAAGAAATTAATTCGCGTTACAACTGCAGACATATCTTTAAATAGTTTGCTGAAAGGTCAGCTGAAGTTCTTGAGCCAATATTTTGACGTTATTGGTGTTGCAAAAGATACAGGTGTTCTGAAGGAAGTTAGTGAACGAGAGGGTATTCGTGTTGTGGATGCTCCGTTAGAACGTCCTATCAGTTTGGTGAAAGATATAAAGGGGTTGTGGTTTTTGTATCGTCTGTTCTGTAAGGAGAAACCATGGTGTGTACATGCCAATACTCCTAAGGGAAGTCTTTTGGCAATGATAGCTGCATGGTTTGCATGCGTTCCGCATAGAGTTTATACCGTCACTGGCTTACGTTATCAGGGGGCTCATGGCTTTTTAAAAATGATTCTTAAGACGATGGAGCGCTTGTCGTGTCTTTTTGCTACAAATGTTATTCCAGAAGGACAAGGGGTATTACATGCTTTGCAAGAGGATTGCATTACTAAGAAGCCGTTGTGTGTGATTTGGAATGGAAATATTAATGGTATTGATACCGAGTTCTTCACTCCTGTAGAGAATACTCAAGAAAAGTCTGATTCTTTTACCTTCGTTTTTATAGGAAGAATGGTTAAGGATAAAGGAATGCACGAACTAACGGAGTGTATGCGACAACTGAATTGTCGGTTAATATTGGTTGGAACATTTGAAGAGGAGGATGCCGTTTCTGCTTCTGATAAAGAGTTTTTGACAACTTCTGAAAAGGTTAAGTTTGTCGGCTGGCAAAGTGATGTTCGTCCTTTCTTAGCTCAAGCTGATGCACTTGTTTTCCCAAGTTATCGTGAGGGATTCCCAAATGTTCCAATGCAAGCAGGTGCTATGGGCTTACCATGTATTGTTACGAATATTAATGGTTGCAATGAAATCATTAAAGATGGACTGAATGGTAAAATTATTGCTGCCCCTCTTAAAGAAGGGTCTGAAGTTATGCAACAGGCTTTGCTTAATACTATGAAATGGTTTATTGAGCATCCTGAAGAGGCTAAACGTATGGGACGTAATGCTCGTCCAATGATACGTGAAAGGTATGAGCAGAAGGATATTTGGAAGGCTTTAAAAGAATTTTACGATGCTTTATAA
- a CDS encoding GNAT family N-acetyltransferase codes for MLYKIAHILRDKLPWIWDIIGVINSFLFGLRYGSKMKNVQNILSHFTKTTDEAGNALFYRIESLGKDNLPMLAKMFAEQPASAFDFFKPHGFDELSLNKLAKDKSFLAYIVVAEGTVQQKVCVGYFFQRSFFWGKSFRGYMTDYRWQRRGINKMMNLCATEISSLLGLRVFGTIAPDNIASMKSAQTANDIQIIETLPNGDYYVEYKPKAK; via the coding sequence ATGCTTTATAAAATAGCACATATCCTACGTGACAAGTTACCTTGGATCTGGGATATTATAGGGGTTATCAATTCCTTCCTTTTTGGATTAAGGTATGGAAGTAAAATGAAGAATGTTCAGAATATTCTTTCTCATTTTACTAAAACTACAGATGAGGCTGGTAATGCACTTTTCTATAGGATAGAGAGCCTTGGTAAGGATAATCTTCCTATGTTGGCAAAGATGTTTGCAGAACAGCCTGCGTCAGCCTTTGATTTCTTTAAACCTCATGGTTTCGATGAACTATCATTGAACAAGTTAGCAAAAGATAAAAGTTTTCTTGCTTATATCGTTGTTGCAGAAGGAACTGTTCAACAAAAAGTATGTGTTGGATACTTCTTCCAGCGGAGTTTCTTTTGGGGGAAATCCTTTCGTGGGTATATGACGGATTATCGTTGGCAACGTCGTGGTATCAATAAAATGATGAATCTATGTGCAACAGAGATTTCTTCATTGTTAGGTCTTAGGGTTTTTGGAACAATCGCGCCAGATAATATTGCTTCTATGAAATCTGCTCAGACTGCTAATGATATTCAGATTATTGAAACATTACCTAATGGAGATTACTATGTAGAGTATAAACCAAAGGCAAAATGA